A stretch of Wenzhouxiangella sp. XN24 DNA encodes these proteins:
- a CDS encoding aspartate kinase has translation MARFIMKFGGSSVATVEHIRAAAGVVARKQREGHEVVVVLSAMGDTTDELLARAHAISTRPRPRELDMLLSSGEQVSISLMAMALREQGLEARSWLGHQVRIRTDSVHAKARIEAVETAGLEADLAAGVIPVVAGFQGVDRDDQVTTLGRGGSDTTGVALAAALGADECQILTDVDGVYTTDPRMVPRARRLSRVTFEEMLELSSLGSRVLQIRSVQFAGKYNVPVRVLHNSGEGEGTLISYEEPDVEAPVVSGIAFSRDEAQVTITGVPDRPGNGYAILNRVSESHIIVDMIVMNAPRAGVVDFSFSVPREEYDQAMELVRTAAVDIDAGEVLGSANVAKISVVGVGMRSHAGVATTMFEVLAREGINVRMVSTSEIKISVLIEEKYLELGVRSLHEAFGLDREPDPAK, from the coding sequence ATGGCGCGGTTCATCATGAAATTCGGCGGCAGCTCCGTCGCCACGGTGGAGCACATCCGCGCGGCGGCCGGCGTGGTGGCGCGCAAGCAGCGCGAGGGCCACGAGGTCGTCGTCGTGCTTTCCGCGATGGGCGACACCACGGATGAGCTGCTCGCCAGGGCCCACGCGATCTCGACACGGCCGAGACCCCGCGAACTCGACATGCTGCTGTCCTCGGGTGAACAGGTGTCCATTTCGTTGATGGCCATGGCGCTGCGGGAACAGGGGCTGGAAGCGCGCTCCTGGCTCGGCCACCAGGTGCGGATCCGCACCGACAGCGTCCACGCGAAAGCACGGATCGAGGCGGTCGAGACCGCGGGGCTGGAAGCCGACCTCGCGGCGGGCGTCATCCCCGTCGTGGCGGGATTCCAGGGAGTGGACCGCGACGACCAGGTGACGACGCTGGGGCGCGGCGGCTCCGACACGACCGGGGTGGCGCTGGCGGCGGCGCTGGGCGCCGATGAATGCCAGATCCTCACCGACGTGGACGGCGTCTACACGACCGATCCGCGCATGGTGCCCCGGGCGCGGCGCCTGTCGCGCGTCACCTTCGAGGAAATGCTGGAGCTGTCGAGTCTCGGATCGCGCGTGCTGCAGATCCGCTCGGTGCAGTTCGCCGGCAAGTACAATGTGCCCGTCCGCGTGCTGCACAACAGCGGCGAAGGCGAGGGCACCCTGATCAGCTACGAGGAACCAGACGTGGAAGCACCCGTCGTCTCCGGAATCGCCTTCTCCCGCGACGAAGCCCAGGTGACCATCACCGGGGTGCCCGACCGGCCGGGTAACGGTTACGCGATCCTCAATCGCGTCTCCGAGTCACACATCATCGTGGACATGATCGTGATGAACGCGCCCCGCGCCGGCGTGGTGGATTTCAGCTTCAGCGTGCCGCGCGAGGAATACGACCAGGCCATGGAGCTGGTGCGCACCGCGGCCGTGGACATCGACGCGGGGGAGGTGCTGGGCAGCGCCAACGTGGCGAAGATCTCCGTGGTCGGCGTCGGCATGCGCAGCCATGCGGGCGTGGCGACCACCATGTTCGAGGTGCTGGCGCGCGAAGGGATCAACGTGCGGATGGTCTCAACGTCGGAAATCAAGATTTCCGTCCTGATCGAAGAAAAATACCTGGAGTTGGGCGTGCGCAGTCTGCATGAAGCATTCGGACTGGACCGGGAACCTGACCCAGCAAAATAG
- the csrA gene encoding carbon storage regulator CsrA, producing MLILTRRVGETVVIGDEVQVTVLGVKGNQVRLGVNAPRDVSVHRQEIYERIQKEQGGDAAVSEPQEGERTD from the coding sequence ATGCTGATTCTAACCAGGCGCGTTGGCGAGACGGTTGTGATCGGGGACGAGGTCCAGGTCACCGTGCTCGGCGTGAAAGGCAACCAGGTTCGCCTGGGGGTCAATGCTCCACGTGATGTCTCGGTGCACCGCCAGGAGATCTACGAGCGCATCCAGAAGGAACAGGGTGGCGACGCTGCGGTCTCCGAGCCGCAAGAGGGTGAGCGGACGGACTGA
- a CDS encoding DksA/TraR family C4-type zinc finger protein, with product MATGWARDGAVQDQIDATIKAGVERARQGLPTGPSLERCEACDTEISAARRKAIPGVRLCVACQEERDAKQRNVAGYNRRGSKDSQLR from the coding sequence ATGGCAACCGGTTGGGCGCGTGACGGCGCCGTGCAGGACCAGATCGATGCCACGATCAAGGCGGGTGTCGAGCGAGCTCGCCAGGGCCTGCCGACGGGACCAAGCCTCGAGCGCTGCGAAGCGTGCGATACGGAAATTTCAGCGGCCCGGCGTAAGGCAATACCCGGCGTTCGCCTGTGTGTCGCCTGTCAGGAAGAGCGCGACGCGAAGCAGCGCAATGTTGCCGGTTACAACCGTCGCGGCAGCAAGGACAGTCAGCTCAGGTGA